From the genome of Nitrosarchaeum sp., one region includes:
- a CDS encoding iron-containing alcohol dehydrogenase, translating into MHTVRIPKIINFGKNALGETEYPKNALVVTTVPPELSDKWLGKMGIKDYLLYDQVTPEPSIDDVNTVISKFKDKNPSVLIGLGGGSSMDVVKYAAPEMKKEKILIPTTFGTGAEMTTYCVLKFDGKKKLLREDRFLADMAVVDSYFMDGTPEQVIKSSVCDACAQATEGYDSKLGNDFTRTMCKQAFEILYDAIMNDKPENYPYGSMLSGIGFGNCSTTLGHALSYVFSNEGIPHGYSLSSCTTVAHKHNKSIFYDRFKEAMAKLGFDRLTLKADVSEAADTVMTDRGHLDPNPIPITKQDVIKCLEDIKSGNL; encoded by the coding sequence ATGCACACAGTACGCATTCCAAAAATAATTAATTTTGGAAAAAATGCACTTGGTGAAACAGAATACCCAAAAAATGCCCTAGTTGTTACAACCGTTCCTCCAGAACTTTCTGATAAATGGCTTGGTAAAATGGGGATTAAGGACTATTTACTGTATGATCAAGTAACACCTGAACCATCAATCGATGATGTCAATACTGTTATTTCAAAATTCAAAGACAAGAATCCTTCAGTGCTAATTGGATTAGGAGGAGGCAGTTCAATGGATGTAGTAAAATATGCTGCACCTGAAATGAAAAAAGAAAAAATCTTGATTCCAACTACATTTGGAACAGGAGCTGAAATGACAACATATTGCGTTTTGAAGTTTGATGGAAAAAAGAAACTATTGCGAGAAGACAGATTTCTTGCTGACATGGCTGTAGTCGATTCATATTTTATGGATGGTACTCCAGAACAAGTCATCAAAAGCTCTGTTTGTGATGCATGTGCACAAGCAACTGAGGGCTATGACAGCAAACTCGGTAATGACTTTACAAGAACAATGTGTAAACAAGCATTTGAGATACTTTATGATGCAATTATGAATGACAAACCAGAAAACTATCCTTATGGTTCGATGCTTTCTGGTATTGGATTTGGTAATTGTTCAACTACCCTTGGACATGCATTGTCATATGTATTCTCAAATGAAGGAATCCCACATGGATACTCGTTGTCTTCTTGTACTACAGTTGCACATAAGCATAACAAATCTATCTTCTATGATAGATTCAAAGAAGCCATGGCTAAACTTGGCTTTGATAGATTGACTCTAAAGGCTGACGTATCAGAAGCAGCAGATACTGTAATGACTGACAGGGGACATTTGGATCCAAATCCAATTCCAATCACTAAACAAGATGTCATCAAGTGTCTAGAGGATATTAAATCAGGTAATCTATAA
- the uvrB gene encoding excinuclease ABC subunit UvrB: MQQIHKFELVSEYEPTGDQPQAIDTLISGVKKGTVQTLLGVTGSGKTFSIANVIARTGKNTLVISHNKTLAAQLYSELKQFFPKNNVGYFVSYYDYYQPESYLPQTDTYIEKDTQINEKIEKLRLEATAMLLSGEPTIIVSTVSCIYSLGNPKDWEDLAITINTGDVIKRNDLIKKFIDARYERNDTEVAPGNFRVKGDTIDIIPAYSEDIVRISMFGDDVEKITLLDNISLKEKRIITQMKIFPAKHYLIAKDVREKAILSIKNELKQRLPELNELEKQRLEMRTKYDLEMIEELGYCSGIENYSRHFDGRKAGEKAFCLMDFFGDDYLLVIDESHVTLPQLHGMYKGDYSRKQQLVTYGFRLPSAYDNRPLKFEEFEDYLKNTIFVSATPSDYEKKISSQIAEQLVRPTGLLDPVVEIRSTKDQMDDLIQEIAKRSVKNERVLVTTLTKRMAEDLAEYLSKKQVRVRYMHSEIEGLQRTELIRQLRLGEFDVLVGINLLREGLDIPEVSLVAILDADKEGFLRNFTSLIQTFGRAARNENGTVIMYADTITKSMSNAINETKRRKEKQIQFNKEHNITPKTIIKSVPEQVTTLDESKLKSTHDLATDIIELEYQMKKYSEELDFERAIECRDRIKRLEKEIKFKDGRK, translated from the coding sequence TTGCAACAAATCCATAAATTTGAACTTGTATCTGAATATGAGCCTACAGGTGATCAACCTCAAGCTATTGACACTTTAATTTCAGGTGTAAAAAAAGGAACGGTTCAGACACTATTAGGTGTAACAGGAAGTGGAAAGACATTTTCAATTGCAAATGTAATTGCAAGAACTGGAAAGAACACACTAGTAATTTCTCACAATAAGACTTTGGCTGCACAACTTTATTCTGAACTAAAACAGTTTTTTCCAAAAAACAATGTTGGATATTTTGTATCATACTATGATTACTATCAGCCTGAAAGTTATCTGCCTCAGACCGATACATATATTGAAAAAGATACTCAGATTAATGAAAAAATTGAAAAACTGCGTTTAGAGGCAACTGCAATGCTTCTATCTGGCGAGCCTACTATTATTGTGTCTACAGTATCTTGTATCTACTCGCTTGGTAATCCAAAAGACTGGGAGGATCTGGCAATTACAATTAATACCGGTGATGTAATAAAAAGAAATGATCTTATAAAAAAATTCATTGATGCACGATATGAAAGAAATGATACTGAAGTGGCTCCTGGAAATTTTAGAGTAAAAGGTGATACTATAGATATCATTCCTGCATATTCTGAAGATATTGTTCGAATTTCAATGTTTGGTGATGATGTAGAAAAAATAACTTTGTTAGATAATATCTCGCTTAAAGAAAAACGTATCATAACTCAGATGAAAATATTTCCAGCCAAACATTACTTGATAGCAAAAGATGTTAGAGAAAAGGCTATCCTCTCAATCAAAAATGAACTAAAACAAAGATTACCTGAACTCAACGAACTAGAAAAACAACGATTAGAGATGAGAACAAAATATGATCTAGAAATGATTGAAGAATTAGGTTATTGTTCAGGAATTGAAAATTATTCAAGACATTTTGATGGAAGAAAAGCTGGTGAGAAAGCATTTTGCCTGATGGATTTTTTTGGTGATGATTATTTGCTTGTTATTGATGAATCACATGTTACATTGCCACAACTACATGGAATGTACAAAGGTGATTATTCAAGAAAACAACAACTAGTAACATATGGTTTTCGCTTACCTAGCGCATATGATAACAGACCATTAAAATTTGAAGAATTTGAAGATTATCTAAAAAATACTATTTTTGTTTCTGCAACTCCCAGTGATTATGAGAAAAAAATATCTTCTCAAATTGCCGAACAACTAGTACGACCAACTGGTCTATTAGACCCTGTTGTAGAAATTAGATCTACTAAAGATCAAATGGATGATTTAATCCAGGAAATTGCTAAAAGATCCGTCAAAAATGAACGCGTTTTAGTCACAACTTTGACAAAACGTATGGCTGAAGACCTAGCTGAGTACCTCTCCAAAAAGCAAGTTAGAGTAAGATACATGCACTCTGAAATCGAGGGATTACAAAGGACAGAACTTATTCGACAACTACGATTAGGTGAATTTGATGTTCTAGTTGGAATTAATTTGTTAAGGGAAGGATTGGATATTCCTGAAGTTTCCCTTGTTGCAATACTTGATGCAGACAAGGAAGGATTCCTCAGAAATTTTACTAGTTTAATTCAAACTTTTGGAAGAGCGGCAAGAAATGAAAATGGAACAGTAATCATGTATGCTGATACTATTACAAAATCCATGTCTAATGCAATAAATGAAACTAAAAGGCGTAAAGAAAAACAAATACAATTCAATAAAGAACACAACATCACTCCCAAGACTATCATAAAGTCAGTTCCTGAACAAGTTACAACATTAGATGAATCTAAACTAAAATCAACTCATGATCTTGCTACTGATATTATCGAGTTAGAATACCAAATGAAAAAATATTCTGAAGAATTAGATTTTGAGCGAGCAATTGAATGCCGAGATAGAATAAAAAGACTGGAAAAAGAGATCAAATTTAAAGATGGCAGAAAATAA
- a CDS encoding pyridoxamine 5'-phosphate oxidase family protein yields MQLVGILQIKSPQKIKEFLNQEHVGRISSIDENGYPQIIPMNFVFLNNSVYMHSHIKGEKIDNINRNCKVGFEVDRELEFLPSYFEDPKDASLADTLYVSVVIKGTASLVSSKEEKTLALNGLMKKYQPEGGYDPIQSSMRVLDAVAVIKVIPEVLSGKYKIGQNMRPESRVHLAQQILKRNSPTAKETLKIMGFEITSSGLQMVDEPVW; encoded by the coding sequence TTGCAACTAGTTGGAATTTTACAAATAAAGTCACCCCAAAAAATTAAAGAATTTTTGAATCAAGAACATGTTGGACGTATTTCAAGTATTGATGAGAATGGATATCCTCAGATAATCCCAATGAATTTTGTTTTTTTAAATAATTCTGTATACATGCATTCGCATATCAAAGGTGAAAAAATAGATAACATCAATAGAAACTGTAAAGTTGGGTTTGAAGTTGATAGAGAGTTGGAATTTTTACCCTCATATTTTGAAGATCCAAAAGATGCATCTCTGGCTGATACATTGTATGTCAGCGTTGTAATCAAAGGTACTGCATCACTAGTATCAAGCAAGGAAGAAAAAACACTTGCGTTAAATGGCTTAATGAAAAAATATCAGCCTGAGGGTGGATATGATCCGATCCAATCTTCTATGAGAGTTTTAGATGCAGTAGCAGTTATCAAAGTTATCCCTGAAGTTCTTTCAGGTAAATACAAAATTGGACAAAACATGCGTCCTGAAAGTAGAGTTCATTTGGCACAACAAATACTAAAAAGAAATTCTCCAACTGCAAAAGAAACTTTGAAAATAATGGGATTTGAAATTACTAGTTCTGGATTGCAGATGGTTGATGAACCAGTTTGGTAA
- a CDS encoding LLM class flavin-dependent oxidoreductase yields the protein MITEKPLKFGIQNGLNVARAGYSEDQILTACMLADKTGYDSIFYMDHTNVPQWRNAIVLDPWVMLSAIAAVTNNVELGTCVTDAIRRHPSNIALAAITLDRVSKGRAILGIGAGEAQNLKEFCIPFEKPVSKWEEQIQVIKTLYGSTPDNTVNYDGKYYKLEGACLQAPPIRKPHPPTYMASGGTRTLELTGKLGEGWLPIGYTPELFEDHAKQIQTSMNKHNRTQEEKDKFQYALDIDVYFSEDAEESWAKMKEAVKVSLFKPEVLRVHGIKEIEGFDFVKYFTEYSMSDQSWIVKMREAATKIPDKIARSSTAVGTPDDIIPTFERFMKAGVNHFVIRFWGKNYFGSIDKFASHVMPYLREQIQK from the coding sequence ATGATTACTGAAAAGCCATTAAAGTTCGGTATTCAAAACGGATTAAATGTTGCCCGTGCAGGATATTCTGAAGATCAAATTTTAACTGCCTGTATGCTTGCCGATAAAACTGGCTATGATTCTATTTTCTATATGGACCACACAAATGTGCCCCAATGGAGAAATGCTATAGTTTTAGATCCTTGGGTAATGCTTTCTGCAATCGCTGCAGTTACAAATAATGTTGAACTGGGAACTTGTGTCACTGATGCAATCAGAAGACATCCCTCAAACATTGCATTAGCTGCAATTACACTTGATAGAGTTTCAAAAGGAAGAGCAATTTTAGGAATTGGTGCAGGTGAAGCTCAAAATTTAAAAGAATTTTGTATTCCATTTGAAAAACCAGTTTCAAAATGGGAAGAACAAATTCAAGTTATCAAAACATTGTATGGTTCAACTCCTGATAATACTGTAAACTATGATGGTAAATATTACAAACTAGAAGGTGCATGTCTTCAAGCACCTCCAATTAGAAAACCACATCCACCAACTTACATGGCATCAGGCGGTACTCGCACTTTAGAACTCACTGGAAAATTAGGAGAAGGATGGTTGCCAATTGGTTATACTCCTGAATTATTTGAAGATCATGCAAAACAAATTCAAACATCTATGAATAAACATAATCGTACTCAAGAAGAAAAAGATAAGTTCCAATACGCACTTGATATTGACGTTTACTTTTCAGAAGATGCAGAAGAATCATGGGCAAAAATGAAAGAAGCTGTAAAGGTAAGTTTGTTCAAGCCTGAAGTCTTACGAGTACATGGCATTAAAGAAATTGAAGGGTTTGATTTTGTAAAATACTTTACAGAATATTCAATGTCTGATCAATCTTGGATTGTAAAAATGAGAGAAGCTGCAACAAAAATTCCTGATAAAATTGCTCGCTCATCAACTGCTGTTGGTACTCCTGATGATATTATTCCTACATTTGAACGATTTATGAAAGCAGGTGTAAATCATTTCGTAATTAGATTCTGGGGTAAGAATTACTTTGGTTCAATTGATAAATTTGCAAGCCATGTGATGCCTTACCTGCGTGAACAAATCCAAAAATAA